The DNA window ATTGCAGAGCAGATCCTTTTAGTGATTCTTTCAGTAGGATTTATATTAGGATATCTAAAAGGGCGATTAGTTTTTGTTCGAGTGGCTAATCGAATGATAAAAAAATTGGTTCAATTTGAGGAGCCCCTTCCTCTTTCTGTTATTTTTTCAATTCGTTATCTCATTGTGATTGCTGTGATGATGGGACTGGGCATGTTAATGCGCTATCTGCCAATTCGTCTTGATATTAAGGCTATTGTCGATTTTGCCGTTGGAATTGGCCTCATCTATGGCTCCATTTATCAATTTAGACAAGCTTTCGTGTTTCGAAAAGAGTTACCTCAAGACATTCAAAAGTGAGTTACTTGTGGTAAGGGGAGCGGTTTTGAATTTCTTGAGATCGATAGAGTTGCTCTAGTAAAATAAGTCGCATCATCTGATGGGTAAAGGTGAGCTTTGAAAAGCTGATCAGTTGTTTTGAGCGATTCTTGATCATTAAGGGGATACCATCGGAGCCGCCTATGACAAAGGTGAGTCGCGGTCCATTTTGCTGGCAATACCTGTCGATAAAATGGGATAATTCAGTACTGTCGAGTTGTTTTCCATGGGGATCGAGAGAAAAGATCTCTTTTTCTGTCATGCAGGCTGCAATGAGCTGATCATCCGATCGGCATATATGCCACTCTATTGAGGTTTGTGGCTTCAGGCGCAATTCATATTCTTGAATCCCTTCTTGGAGCCATGTTTGCTTAATTTTTCCGATAGTTATGATTTTTATTTTAATCATCTTAGTGGTATTATCTCAGTGAATTACCCCGATCTTGCAAGGATATTGTGTTAGCGCATTTAGTTTTAACAGCCAATCGAGAAGCCTTTGTGGTTCCATTCACGTCTATCGTTGTGTATTGGTATGGAATTTTATTTGCCCTCGGGTTTTTAGTCGGATTTCTAACTCTTGTTTATCTATATAAAAGAATTTTGATATTAAGACCTTCTTTTTATCTGCATGAAATCAACTTCAATGAGTTTACCGAGAATGGGTCAAATTTGCAAAAGCAAATTCCTCTTCAGGGGATCGATTTTAATGGGATTTTGAAGGGTGAATGGACTTTAAAGTTGAAAGAGCAGGTTCTCGATCTACTCAATCAATACATATATAGTGCTCAGCTACAGCCAACTGCCTTAGCTCAAAAAGATTTGCG is part of the Simkaniaceae bacterium genome and encodes:
- a CDS encoding 23S rRNA (pseudouridine(1915)-N(3))-methyltransferase RlmH, with protein sequence MIKIKIITIGKIKQTWLQEGIQEYELRLKPQTSIEWHICRSDDQLIAACMTEKEIFSLDPHGKQLDSTELSHFIDRYCQQNGPRLTFVIGGSDGIPLMIKNRSKQLISFSKLTFTHQMMRLILLEQLYRSQEIQNRSPYHK